The following is a genomic window from Caldicellulosiruptor danielii.
GATACTAATGAATTATGGGTATCCTGAAGAATATATAAGGGCTATTGAAAGTCATGGATACAATATTGTTAATGATGTAAAACCTATTCACAAGATGGAAAAAGTGCTTTATACAGTAGACGAATTAACCGGACTTATTACTGCGGTTGCTATATTAAGACCGAGTCGAAGTTTGTTTTATCTCGAAGTAAGTTCTGTAAAAAAGAAATGGAAACAGAAGTCTTTTGCTAACGGTATTAATCGCCAGGTGATAGAAGATGGTGCACAGATGCTTCAAATGGATTTGGATTATATAATTGAACAAACGATTGTAGGGATGCAAAGTGTTGCTGAAGAAATCGGTTTGAAAGGAAACATATAGAAAATAAAAATGTTTTGTAAAATTAAAGTAAAATTATCACAAATACTTCCAGGGAGGAAAATCATTGATCAAAATCAGAAATCTTACAAAAATATACCATTCAAATGGTATCGATATCAAGGCATTAGATAATATTAATTTAAATATTGAAAAAGGAGATATTTTTGGAATTATAGGTCCGAGCGGTGCGGGAAAAAGTACACTTATACGATGTATAAATATGTTAGAAAAACCTACCTATGGGTCAATAGAAATAGATGGAGTTGAAATGACGAAGCTTTCTCCTACCGAACTAAAAGAAATGCGGAAAAAGGTGGGTATAATATTTCAGCATTTTAACCTTCTGTCATCCCGGACTGTTAAGGGAAATGTAGCTTTTCCTTTAGAAATTGCTGGTTTGGATAAAAAGACAATAAACAGTAGAGTGAAAGAACTCTTGGCTTTGGTTGGGCTTTCTAATAAAGCTGATAGCTATCCTTCACAGCTCTCGGGTGGACAGAAACAGCGAGTAGGCATAGCCAGGGCACTGGCTAACAATCCAAAAGTTCTGTTGTGTGATGAGGCAACGTCGGCCCTGGACCCAGAGACTACTTTGTCTATTTTGAATCTTCTTAAAGAGATTAACAGTGAATTTGGAATTACCATAGTAATGGTAACGCACGAGATGAATGTTGTCAAGCAAATTTGCAAAAATGTAGCGGTAATGGAAAAAGGCCGGGTTGTTGAGCAAGGATTGCTTGTTGAAATATTTACGAATCCAAAGAGTAAGATTGCTCAAAATTTCTTGAGATCTCTGACTTTCTCTGAACTTCCAGAAGAGTTAAAGGATAAGATAAATAACCTCCACCGTGGTCATTTAGAATGGAAAATTGTTAAGATTAACTTTTTCGGCGAAGTTACAGCTGAGCCAATTTTGACAAGTGTTATAAAAAAATTTGACGTAGATATTAATGTGCTCTATGGAAATATTGATTACATCCAGGGCATACCTTATGGTACTCTTATAATTGAATTGAGAGGTAACAATAAAATAGAAGGAGTGTTAAGATATCTGCAAGAGTTGGGGCTTAAGGTGGAGGTGATTGGTAATGTCTGAAACTTTTCAGTTGTTATTAATTTCTACATGGCAAACCATATATATGGTTATTATTTCAACGCTTATAGCCACAATCTTTGGAGTACCACTTGGTGTCCTTCTTTTGGTGACAGACAAAGGTCAAATACTTCAAAATAGCATTTTAAATAAAATAGTGAGCACCATTGTTAATATTTTTCGTTCAATACCCTTTGTAATTCTTTTAATAGTACTTATGCCTTTTACTCGACTTATAGTTGGAAAATCCATTGGAACTACTGCAGCTATTGTGCCTTTGTCAATTGCAGCTATTCCTTTTATGGGTAGAATTACAGAAACAGCTTTGAGAGAGGTAGATCATGGCGTTATAGAAGCGGCTCAAGCTATGGGAACTTCACCCTTTCAAATTATAACTAAAGTACTGATTCCTGAGGGACTGCCATCAATTGTCTCAGGAATCACCATAACTGCCATAAATCTGGTTGGATATTCTGCAATGGCAGGTGTTATAGGTGGAGGTGGATTAGGAGACTTGGCTGTTAGATATGGATATCAACGGTTCATGATTGATATTATGCTTTATACAGTAGCAATTTTAGTTGCGATGGTGCAGCTAACTCAGTTTATAGGAGATTTGATTGTTCGACGATTGTCAAGAAATAGATGATATATTTAGAATTTATTAAATAAGGAGGAGATATGATTATTAAGAAAATTTTGCCGATTAAGAAGAGAATTTTAATTACATTATTGATATTTGGGTTTCTTATGACTTCACTTATTGGATATGGCGCTAAGCAAGTAAATACTTCTAACAAACAAATACAGAGTAATATGAAGAAAAAAATAACTATAAGAATTGGTGCAACACCCGTACCTCATGCAGAAATTTTAAATGTCGTAAAACCCATTCTTGAGAAAAAAGGAATCATTTTGAATATTATAGAATTTACAGATTACGTTCAACCCAACCTTAAATTAGCGGAAAAAGAGCTTGATGCAAATTTCTTTCAACACATTCCTTATCTTGAGGATTTTTCAAAAGAACATCGTCTTAATTTAACGTATATTGCTAAGGTGCATATTGAGCCAATGGGAATATATTCCCGACAAGTTAAAAAACTTAACCAATTAAAACAAGGAGCTACAATTGCAATACCAAATGATGCTACAAATGGTGGTAGAGTTTTGCTGCTTTTACAATCAGCTGGGTTAATAAAGTTAAAACCGAATGTTGGTATTAAAGCTAAGGTAAGTGACATTATCAAAAATCCTAAAAAAATAAAAATTATTGAACTTGAAGCTGCAACTTTGCCAAGAGTGTTACCGGATGTTGATGCAGCAGTTATAAACACTAATTATGCTTTAGAGGCAAAACTTATTCCAACAAAAGACGCTTTGTTTATTGAGACTGCTAACTCTCCATATGTTAATGTCTTAACAGTTCGCAAAGGTGATGAATCCAGACCTGAACTAAAAGAGTTGGCTAAAGCATTGAACTCTCCAGAAGTGAAAAAATTTATTAATAAAAAATATCAGGGTGCAGTTGTACCTGCTTTTTAGAAAGATAATTTAGTAAGTGTTATTACGAATACAAAAAATTACAAGTTATATGGGCAGGATTTTAAATCCTGCCTTTTTACTTTATCTCTAAAATACTTGTCTTTTGAACAGTGATATAGAATTGTCCCAATATTTTTGCTAAAATAATTGTTGTTTTAATCTTTATGGGGGAAGAGCTAAAGATGTATATAAAATGGCTTGAAATATATGGGTTTAAATCTTTTTGTGAAAAAACGAGGATTGAATTTCAAAAAGGAATTACAGCTATTGTGGGACCTAATGGATGTGGAAAGAGCAATATTACAGATGCAATAAGGTGGGCTTTGGGTGAGCAGAGTTTAAAAATTTTGCGTGCAGCAAAACAAGAAGACCTTATTTTTGCTGGCACAGAGAAGAGAAAATCTCAGGGTTTTGCTGAGGTTTCTATATGTTTTGATAACTCAAGCGGGGTTCTTCCCATCGATTATCAAGAAGTGGTGATAACAAGAAGGCTTTTTAGAAGTGGTGAGAGTGAGTTTTTTATAAACAAAATTCCTTGCAGATTGAAAGATGTATATGAGCTTTTTCTTGACTCTGGCCTTGGAAAAGACGGATATTCTGTTATATCACAAGGTAGAGTTGATGAGATAATAAATGCAAGACCTGTTGAGAGATATAGGATTTTTGAAGAAGCGTGTGGGATTACAAAGTATAAGTACAGAAAAGAAGAAACAGAGAGAAAGCTTAAAGCAACAGATGAGAACATTCAAAGACTTCAGGATGTAATGTTTGAGCTGAGAACACAGCTGGAAGAAATTAAGCCTGATGTTCAAAAGGCAAATACATATCTTCAAATAAATCAAAAACTCCAAGGTTTGAAAAAAGAAAAGTATGTTTATGAGTATAACTTGACAGGCAGAAGATATCATGATTTTCTTATAAAGGAGAAGCAATTAAATGAAGAACTTGAAAAGCTAATACACTTGAGAAGAGAACTTGAAGAAAGTATAAATAAGAACAAATTGCAAATGGACCTGCTGACCCGGCAGGTAGAGAAAATAAGACTATCTTACGATGATATAAAAAGTGAACTTACAGAAGACGCCGCTCGTCTCAAGTTTTTAAAAAAGCAGCTTGAAAGCGAACATCAACTTAAGAATAATTTGTCAAGGCAAATTTTACAGCTTGAGGAGCATAAAGAGGATTTAAAAAAGAGCATAGAAGAGTTACAAAAGAGTCTTTCTGAAAAAGAAGAAGAGCATAGAAGCATTTTAGAGGCTCATGCGAAGTTACAAAAGCAGATTACAGCTTCAAAAGAAAGCATTACAAAAGTAGAAGCAGAAATTCAAAGGAAAGAAGCAGAGTTAATTGAATGTATATCCCAGATAGAAAAGTTTAACCAAAAACTAAATGGAATTTTGCATTTGTCAGGTACTTTAGAAAAGAGAAAAGAGAAAATAATTGAGCAGACAAATGCTATTATAAGTGAACTTGAAAAACTGACTGTTGCCCAAGATACAAAAAAATCAGAACTTGTGGAATTGGATAATGAAAGGAAAAAGCTTGTTATGTTACTTGAAGATTTAAATCATCAGGTATCAGAAAAAGAGAGACATCTTGCCAACATAAGAAATTTAGTAGATGATCTTTCAAAACAGCTAATAAAAAAGCAGGAAAGATTAAATATTCTAAAAATGATGGAAGATAGCTATGAAGGATACAGCAAAACAATTAGGGAAATTTTCAAACGAGTAAAAAATCTTCCCATTTGTCTTTATGGAACGGTGGGAAGTTTAATATCTGTCAAAAGAGAATACCTAAAAGCTATTGAAACAGCACTGGGTAATTCTTTGCAACACCTTGTTGTGAAAAATGAAGATGATGCAAAAAAGATAATAGAAATAGCAAAGAATGAGAAGCTTGGCAAGGTCACAATTATTCCTGTTGATACTGTTTCGGTTTTAAGTCAAAAAGAAGATATTAACACAGATGGTTTTTTAGGATTTGCAGATGAGTTTGTTGATATAAATGATGAATTGAGAAAGGTAGCAGAATTTTTGCTTGGACGGACTTTAGTTTTTGATACTATCGACAGAGCTATAGAGTATCAAAAAAAGGTAGGATATAAGGCAAGGTGTGTTACACTTTCGGGAGAACTAATTTCTCCAGGTGGCGTTTTTGTTGGTGGTGAGAAGAGAGCTGATTTTTCTCTTTTGGAAAGGAAAGTGGAGAAAGCAGAGCTGGAACTTGATGCTAAAAACCTTTCAGCCAAGCTTGAGGAAATGGATAAATTGGTTATAGAAAGTACCAAAGTGTTGTATGAGCTTAAAACTGCGAAACAAGAAGTAGAAGAAAACTTAAATGATTTATTGTCGAAGATAAGTAGGCTTGAAAGAGAAATTGAGATGCATGACTACAAAATAAAACAGCTTGCCCAAAATAAAGATGCTTTAGAAAACGAAAGGAATTTGATAGGCCAGCAACTCCTAACACTTGAAAGCGACATAAAATCTTCACAGGAATACGTAGAAAATCTCAAAAAATTGAAAGATGAATTGGAGAAAGAGATTTCAAGTCTTAAAACTGTTTTGAGTAAACTAAAAGAAGATTATAATCTTTTGGATAGCAAGTTCACAAAAGCGATTGAAGAAAAGAATAAGATTGAAGCAGAGATTTCGATATTAAAACACAAGCTTGAAAGTAAAAGCTATAACATGGTTGATATAGAGAATCAAAAAATGTACAGGTTCAATGAGAAGGCTAAATGTGAAGAGAATATAAGGGAGCTTGAGGGTCAAATTTTTCAAACTTCTAAAGAGATAGAGGAGAAAAAACAAAAAGCAGAAAAGTTTAAAAATAATTTACAGCAGCTTGAAAAAGATTACTCTGAACTTTCTGAGCGATACA
Proteins encoded in this region:
- a CDS encoding HDIG domain-containing metalloprotein, with product MSEVQITRESAFELLKRYTKSESLIKHALAVEAVMKHFARLFGFSEDEVMKWGIIGLLHDIDYEMYPQQHCKKVREILMNYGYPEEYIRAIESHGYNIVNDVKPIHKMEKVLYTVDELTGLITAVAILRPSRSLFYLEVSSVKKKWKQKSFANGINRQVIEDGAQMLQMDLDYIIEQTIVGMQSVAEEIGLKGNI
- a CDS encoding methionine ABC transporter ATP-binding protein; this translates as MIKIRNLTKIYHSNGIDIKALDNINLNIEKGDIFGIIGPSGAGKSTLIRCINMLEKPTYGSIEIDGVEMTKLSPTELKEMRKKVGIIFQHFNLLSSRTVKGNVAFPLEIAGLDKKTINSRVKELLALVGLSNKADSYPSQLSGGQKQRVGIARALANNPKVLLCDEATSALDPETTLSILNLLKEINSEFGITIVMVTHEMNVVKQICKNVAVMEKGRVVEQGLLVEIFTNPKSKIAQNFLRSLTFSELPEELKDKINNLHRGHLEWKIVKINFFGEVTAEPILTSVIKKFDVDINVLYGNIDYIQGIPYGTLIIELRGNNKIEGVLRYLQELGLKVEVIGNV
- the smc gene encoding chromosome segregation protein SMC, whose translation is MYIKWLEIYGFKSFCEKTRIEFQKGITAIVGPNGCGKSNITDAIRWALGEQSLKILRAAKQEDLIFAGTEKRKSQGFAEVSICFDNSSGVLPIDYQEVVITRRLFRSGESEFFINKIPCRLKDVYELFLDSGLGKDGYSVISQGRVDEIINARPVERYRIFEEACGITKYKYRKEETERKLKATDENIQRLQDVMFELRTQLEEIKPDVQKANTYLQINQKLQGLKKEKYVYEYNLTGRRYHDFLIKEKQLNEELEKLIHLRRELEESINKNKLQMDLLTRQVEKIRLSYDDIKSELTEDAARLKFLKKQLESEHQLKNNLSRQILQLEEHKEDLKKSIEELQKSLSEKEEEHRSILEAHAKLQKQITASKESITKVEAEIQRKEAELIECISQIEKFNQKLNGILHLSGTLEKRKEKIIEQTNAIISELEKLTVAQDTKKSELVELDNERKKLVMLLEDLNHQVSEKERHLANIRNLVDDLSKQLIKKQERLNILKMMEDSYEGYSKTIREIFKRVKNLPICLYGTVGSLISVKREYLKAIETALGNSLQHLVVKNEDDAKKIIEIAKNEKLGKVTIIPVDTVSVLSQKEDINTDGFLGFADEFVDINDELRKVAEFLLGRTLVFDTIDRAIEYQKKVGYKARCVTLSGELISPGGVFVGGEKRADFSLLERKVEKAELELDAKNLSAKLEEMDKLVIESTKVLYELKTAKQEVEENLNDLLSKISRLEREIEMHDYKIKQLAQNKDALENERNLIGQQLLTLESDIKSSQEYVENLKKLKDELEKEISSLKTVLSKLKEDYNLLDSKFTKAIEEKNKIEAEISILKHKLESKSYNMVDIENQKMYRFNEKAKCEENIRELEGQIFQTSKEIEEKKQKAEKFKNNLQQLEKDYSELSERYNSEQKVLNEISNKIQEIEKQLGQIALEKHDLENYMKNIKEKYLETFNEEIHASNNEVFWTKEKEDELERCTVALSELGEVKLYSIDQEKRLQERMQFLQKQIEDLQKTTDELKRLISHLEKNMKEIFLENFEKIKHLFSEIFFELFGGGSCDLKLVGQDGDLGVDIDVKPPGKKLQNINLLSGGEKALVAIALLFAFLTFKGSLLCILDEIDSSLDEANVQRFAKYIKNLNKQSQIIIVTHRKPTMEIADVLYGVTMEERGVSKVLSLNIEKIQKG
- a CDS encoding MetQ/NlpA family ABC transporter substrate-binding protein, with the protein product MIIKKILPIKKRILITLLIFGFLMTSLIGYGAKQVNTSNKQIQSNMKKKITIRIGATPVPHAEILNVVKPILEKKGIILNIIEFTDYVQPNLKLAEKELDANFFQHIPYLEDFSKEHRLNLTYIAKVHIEPMGIYSRQVKKLNQLKQGATIAIPNDATNGGRVLLLLQSAGLIKLKPNVGIKAKVSDIIKNPKKIKIIELEAATLPRVLPDVDAAVINTNYALEAKLIPTKDALFIETANSPYVNVLTVRKGDESRPELKELAKALNSPEVKKFINKKYQGAVVPAF
- a CDS encoding methionine ABC transporter permease, translating into MSETFQLLLISTWQTIYMVIISTLIATIFGVPLGVLLLVTDKGQILQNSILNKIVSTIVNIFRSIPFVILLIVLMPFTRLIVGKSIGTTAAIVPLSIAAIPFMGRITETALREVDHGVIEAAQAMGTSPFQIITKVLIPEGLPSIVSGITITAINLVGYSAMAGVIGGGGLGDLAVRYGYQRFMIDIMLYTVAILVAMVQLTQFIGDLIVRRLSRNR